catagagccagatgcacaaggtagcatatacacctagagtttgtttgtagcccaAGAGGCCCtcacttttcctctctccttttctggcaaatagataaacaaaaaaaaaaatttttttttagtttttgtttatttatgtgcaagcagagagagtgaagagagagagacaatgggtgaaccagggcctctagctgttgtaaacatactccagatgcatgcctcaccttgtgcatctggaaaatcaacctcaggttgttaggctttgaaagcaagcaccttaactgctgagccatctctccagtccaacaaaaatatcttaaaagaaaaacttcattAATCACTACGACATAAATACTAAATGAGAAATGGAATagacaaaataattcattttctaAATAGGATATCATGAGGTGCTGGGCGATGAAAGATACCCTGGCTACATGAGGGAGCACAGTCAGTTACGTGGGTGGTCTTCTGATGAAAATGAGTGGAATGAAGAACTGTATCCAGTGTGGAAGAGGGGAGATGCAAGGTGGAGGAACTCCTGGAGAGGTAGGTCAAAAGATGGGCTCCGGAAAACTTTTCTCCTTCAGCAAGTCCCATGAGTGATGGCTTCCTGAGTGCCCTGGGAGGGGCAACTGGATTCGGCTCTTTTCTCTTTATCCCAACAGCTACACTTTCTAAGCCACAAAATaacctttaatcttagcagtaTCCAAGTTTATAGTTCTTAGAACACTTGGAGAATAAGCTTCAAACCTACTGACTAATGTAGGGATGGACTCCTGAAGACCATCACTGGTGATGTTTTTCTATCTCAGGAGTGTGGTTTATCAGAACCTGAATCATTTTCAGGTAAAATAcgtccttcagccactgagctTTGAGATTAAACTCTAcaatcttcttttttctttttttcttttctttttttttttttctttgaggtagagtcttactctagtccaggctgacctggaattcactatatagttcccGAGTGGCCTAGAATTtgcagcaatccccctacctctgcctcccaagtgctgggattaaaggagtataccaccacacccctACACCCTCACCCCTCCCCAAAGTCTATGAACTTTGAACCCTTGTCTCCTCTATCCAATGGAGTAGTTTTTTGTTATCTTAAGTAAATATTCTTTCAGTGGTTAGAGATTTCTTtagtctgatttatttttattcattttctagaATGTTGTTCTTCAAAAGCTATAGTATCCAGAAAATAAATGTAAGTGCGTTATAAAGAGGCATGCAGATCCCTCTGTTATTAGCAATGGAATTAAGTTTGCTTTAAGTTCATGTATATGGTGGAAGGCAAGGGAGATGTTGGGTGAGTAAGACCCACCCACCCCCTCCTTTTGCCCCAGGAGGCCGTGTGCAGGCAGTCCTGACCAGcgactctccagccctggtaggcTCCAATATCACATTTGTGGTGAACCTGGTCTTCCCCAGATGCCAGAAGGAGGATGCCAATGGCAACATCGTCTACGAGAAGAACTGCAGGAATGGTAAGAAGGCAGTGGCTCCTGGGCCCTACGGAGACAAACACTAACAATGCTCAGGGGCATCCCGCAAGTGAGGGATGAGGCTGCTTCCTAGCCAGCCTCCTCGAACATGAAGTAAGGGCGTGGTCCTACAACCCTCACCCACATCAGCGGCAGCCAGACTTCAGCAAAGGCCACTCTCTGCTGGTTGGAATCCTAGTTTTGTTCtgttgggggggggtgtgtgtatgagtgtgtgtgtttcattagCAAAATAATGAGCTTTGTTAATGTTTTGACATTTACTACATCGCATGCTTCGATTTCCTCCTGTCCACATCATCTTCCCAAACAGTCCCCCTTCGATCCTGCTTAAAAGCAACATCATCAGGTTGGCATGAGGTCAATGGATGAGCACCTGTCTAACATGTGTGAAGCACTCCAggcatgaaagaaagagagagagagagagagagagagaaaggaagaaaggaaggaaaaaagaaaggaggaaggaaggaaggaaagaagggggagggagagagagagagaagaagagggaggaagggaatgaaaagaggggaaaaagaatgtagagagatagaggaaaagctgggcgtggtagcccaggcctttaatcccaacacttgggaggcagaggtaggagtattgccatgagttcgaggccaccctacgaatacatagtgaattccaggtcagcctgggctagagtgagacccttaccttgaaaaaccaaaacataaaaaaaaagaaagaaaggaaggaaagagaggaaggaaggaaagaaggaaggaaagaaggaagaaaggaaggaaggaaggaaggaaggaaggaaggaaggaaggaaggaaggaaggaaggaaggaaggaaggaaaaaaggacaaAGCAAAACTCCCTGATATTCTCAGACCCAGCTTTTCCTCAGAGTCCGTCAGACAGAGAATATGTTGTCAGCGCTCAGACCTTGACTTTCTTGCTTGAAACTCTTTGACCACTcgaaaaaaatccccccccccaacaagggCCCATATGACAGGTATTTGCTGGGTGGTTTATTTTCTGCTGGCCAGCATCATCGAAGCAAATGTTATTTGGCTGCTACAAATGTTAAAATCTGTATCcttcatgatatttttttttattttttttaaatattttatttatttatttgagagtgacagagacagagagaaagacagatagagggagagagagagggagaatgggcgcgccagggcttccagcctctgcaaacgaactccagacacgtgcgcccccttgtgcatctggctaacgtgggacctggggaactgagcttcaaaccggggtccttaggcttcacaggcaagtgcttaaccgctaagccatctctccagcccatgatatttttattgaaatgcaACATATGCACAGAAAAGTGCACCATCATAAGCAAACCACTGGATGGATTCTGAACACCGGGTTTAACCTGTTCACCGTTTTTACACGGTTATGAAAATGAAGACTCTTGTGTGTGAGTGGTGAGCGCTGGGCACTGGAGGCCACGTATCAACCCCGGCTGCTTCGTTTCTCTGCTTAGATTCGGGTCTGTCTTCTGACCTGTATGTTTACAACTGGACAACTTGGCCAGATGACAGCGACTGGGCAGAGGACGGTGACTTGCGCACTGGCCAAAGCCGGCACCACGTGTTCCCGGACGGGAAGCCCTTCCCTCACCCTCACGGACGGAAGAAGTGGAATTTCGTCTACGTCTTTCACACGTTTGGTTGGACTTTACAAACTCTCTGCcactttatatttctttaaaactttaACCTCTTTTTGGTTCTATAATTGAAATTATAACACTAGTCTCTCTCTCGCTTCTCCTTAGCATGcgtgaagaaaaaataaaataaaatacaggacaccaaagaattaaaatgaaaacaagtagattcagctctctctctctctaaaaaaaaaaaaaaagactggccaATGGTTTTGGTATAAAATCGtcatatgaaaaaatatttacctgggagctgggcgtggtggcgcatgcctttaatcccagcccttgggaggcaggggtaggtggatcgctgtgagttcaaggccaccttgatactatatagtgagtaggtcagcctgggctagaaagtgagaccctaccttgaaaaacaaaacaagtaaacaaaaaacttgggctggagaattggcttagtggataaggcaatTGCCTGGCAAAGCCAGAGGGTCTCCATTcacttccccagaaaccatgtaagccagatgcacaagagggcacatgcatctggagttcgtttgcagtggctggaagccccagtgtacccattctctccctctccctctccctccctctctttctctctcaaataactaaataaatttttaaagattaaaaagaattatctgggtatggtagcatatgcttttcatcccagcactccagagacagaggtaatAAGTcttctatgagttccaggccagccagggaccaCAGACTACAGAgtacagttccaggtcagcctgaggtagagtaagaccctacctcaaataaacaaacaaaaaaaaaaaaaggaaagaaagatgctAACTGGTGCTTAGAATTCAAAACTCCATTTGAACAGTTCTAACACttctaaatgtttttctttaaagaacaTCAGATTTACtccaattaatttatttacatattaaacCAAATGTTAACAATGCATGCTTACTGAACAAGTACAAAATGGGTTAATATCACACCCATcctaagctgatttttttttccagtgccacCATGGCCTGTCAGTCAGCttgccaaatatttcatttacttgacCTAACACTCCTGTGACAATATTCTAAGAGATGCATAGAGTCATTATGTTCAAtagcacatttttaaataattttttatattttatttttatttatttatttgagagagagatacagaaatagggaaggaaggagggagagagagagagagagagagagagagagagagaatgggcatgccaacaaactgcaaacaaactccagatgtgtgtgcccccttgtgcatctggcttatgtgggtcctagggagtcaaacttgggtcccttggctttgcaggcaagcaccttaactgctaagccatctctccagccccataatttattttttttattgacagcttccataactatagacaaaaaccatagtaattccctccctgactctctcctttgcaactccactctccatcatgctccttccccctctcaatcagtctcttttattttgatgtcatcatcttttcctccaatagCACATTTTGAGCCAAGTTAACATTTCATTCACTTGGCCAGATCAGATGTCTTTGTTTAAGGTCTGCCTTCCACCTAGCAATGTCCAGCTTTCTAATGAGACTGCCCTAAATTTCCATCTTCCACCATTGGAATTAAGTCACCTCTCTCATTTGTGTGTGGTCTCATCTCCTAAGGCCAGAACTAACGCTTTCCTACATGGAGCCGAccccctgtcgctctcaaataaatacataaaaataaacaaaaaaaattttttttaaatctactcaaagctggacatggtggcacacacctttaatcccagcacactggaggcagaggtaggaggaggatcactgtgggttcaaggccaccctgagactgcatagtgaatttcaggtcatcctgagctagagcaagaccttacctcaaaaaaccaacatatagggctggagggatggcttagaggttaaggcatttgtctgcaaagccaaaggacccaagttccattccccaggaaccacattagccagatatggCTATATCATGTTCATCTACTTATATTAAGTTCTTTGAAATGGTTACCAAAATAAGGTATATTTTTGAGTAACTTTTGTAACTTCCCTAGATACCTCATCATTACATctaatatgttttctttctttcttccttccttccttccttccttccttccttccttccttccttccttcctttctttctttctttctttctttctttctttctttctttcttgtgtgtgtgagacagaatataggcatgccagtgtttcttgccactgcaaatgaactccagatgcatgcaccactttatgcatctggctttatacaggtagttggggaatcaaacccaggcctgcatgctttgtaagcaagtgtctttaaccactaagccatctccccagcaccctaatatgttttctttttttgcttgtttgttcatttttgctttgccttttttttttttttttttgaggtagggacttgcaaaaccccaggaatttactatgttgtctcaggctggcctcgaactcatagcagtcctcctgcctctgcctctcaagtgttggaattaaaggtatgcaccaccatgcccagccctaatatgttttctataagaaaaaaaaaaatattccaagtgcCAAATCATTTAACTTAACAAAGTGTATTATTTGTAAACTGGAACTGATTGAGTCTTTTTCACTGAACCTCTCTTTTCACTGTAAGCAGCTAGGTGCAATGACACGCGTGTAGCTGTAGGCTTGCTCGGGAAGGTTTCACACCGCTGAGCACCACCTCCCCGTGTGGGACAGAACTTCACAGTCTTTTCTCTCCTCAGCACAATCTTTAAGTGGTAGTTCATAGTCTTTCCAAGACAACTTCCAATGATCACGCAATGTTGCTAATAACGAAACATTCCCATCCTCTCCAAGGTCAATATTTCCAAAAATTGGGACGATGTTCAGCACGAATTTCTATAAGCACAACCAACTTGACCCTCGGTCCTCAGGTCATGGAAGTGACCGTCTACAGAAGGCATGGCCGGAGATACATTCCCGTCGCACAGGTTAAAGACGTGTACGTGGTAACAGGTACGTAGTGGGTGCTCTGTGTTAAGCGAGGATGAAGCACTTAGTTCTTTTCACATTAGCAGGTTAAGAGACAGCGCGTCATGATCTGGGTTCAGTTACGACTCACTTAGGACCCAACCCAagcttttatatttaattatgttGTATTCTACCTATTTTCCAAAATAGTGAGAGGAACTTAAAAAAACATTGCACATGAGAAAGAAAGCATGAtgcttagttattttttaaatttttttatttattgagaggcagatagagaataggtaaaCCAGGGACAGGAAGcctagctgatgcaaatgaactccagacatatgagccaccttgtacatctagctttacatgagtgctagggaaataaacctgggtccttaggctttgcaggcaaacgccctaactgctaagctatctttccagcccacacttaatcgttttaaattttaaacctaAAATCAAGCAGTTacatgttttcttcctttcttgtgaCATCTTCTTTAGAAGAGATTCCGATCTTTGTGACCATGTCCCAGAAGAATGATCGAAATGCATCTGATCACACCTTCCTCAAAGACATGCCCATTGTGTTCGACGTCCTGATCCACGATCCCAGCCACTTCCTCAACAAGTCAGCCATTTCCTACAAGTGGAACTTTGGGGATAACACTGGCCTGGTTGTCTCCAACAATCACACTTTGAATCACACCTATGTGCTCAATGGAACCTTCAATCTTAACCTCACGGTGCAAACTTCCGTGCCTGGGCCCTGTCCTCCACCTTTCACCACGCCTCCAAAACCGAGCCCTACTCCGAGTGAGTAGTTTCTGTCTGGTTCCTTGTTGTCTGGTCTTCATGTGCTTGTTTGCTTGTGACACATcatgctatgtagccctggctggccttgaacttgcagtgaccctccagcttcttcttcttttttttttatatttttttcttcattttttatttatttgagagcgacagacacagagagaaagacagatagagggagagagagagaatgggcgcgccagggcttccagccactgcaaacaaactccagacacgtgcgcccccttgtgcatctggctaacgtgggacctggggaaccgagcctcgaaccggggtccttaggcttcacaggcaagcgcttaaccgctaagccatctctccagcccaagcttctcCTTCTTGAGTgctagattacaggcatgagccaccacacctgcctcttcTGGGTGATTTTTGAGGCGGATTCTTAATGGCTAAGAAATATTCATattgccaggaatggtggtgcacacctttaatcccagcacttgggagccagaggtagaaggatcaccatgagttcaaggccaccctgagactacatagtgaattccaggtcaacctgggctagagtgagaccctacctcaaaaaaaaaataaaagaaaaagaaaagaaatatgtatataGATTGTGTGTATATAggcatttgctttgttttttattttttatatttaatcaacttatttatttacaagtgaaGAGAGAGGATAGGTACACCAAGACCTCCTGCAAATGAGGTGGCCCctttcctcacacttgcacatccCAGCACCCTAGGTGGACATCCTCCACTGGTCACCAGAGGGCGCCATAACCAAGCCCAGAGAGAACATGTCTGGATGAATGTCTTGCGGTTTTTCCTAAAGCCTGTTtgctgttaaaaaagaaaataaagtgttaGTAATACAAGGAGATCTTGTCAAATCAAGAACACCTAAATCCAGACTCACCActaattcttattattttttttgaaatgtctTAAATTGCAAAATTAATATACATTTATtagtaaaaattcaaacaaacaccaaaaaagttcagagtaaaaagtcaaacattcTATTCATGCTCTCGTCCTGAGTTTAAGCCTTGACAGTATTTCTTTCCAGATATTTTCTATTGGTTTATAAACACTCTGAgatgggcgtggtgacacaaacctttaaacccagccctcgggaggcagaggtaggaggattgctgtgagttcaaggccaccctgagactacatagtgaattccagatcagcctgagctagagagagaccctaccttaaaaaaacaaaacaaaaaaacaaaaacaaaaggcattcTATATATACAAgcaagtttgttttggcttttatgCAAATGGGTTCCTGCAATTTGAACGTTTTTACAACTGtggagcccaggcaggcctccGACTCACAACCAATCCTCCAggcagtctcctgagtgctgaaactacaggcatgagctaccacacctggcagagaagCAAGTTGTGTGTGCCTTACCTCACTTACATCTCATAGTCCGCCCCTGGAGGACAGTACAATTAGTCCTGTTCTATTGATGAGccaaaagagacaaagacagggTAAACGATGGATGTGCAAACAGCCAACAACATGAGCAGCAGGATTTTGAATCCAGAACATCTGTCTCTGAAATCAACATATGATTCATGTATCATGGCCTGCTCCATTTCACCACAGCTGTCGCATCACACATTTAACATGGCTTCAACTTTTCACTGGCCTCCAAAGTTTAAACAAGACATAGGATTCAGtttggggctgggaatgtagctcagcaaTAGAGCGCTTGCCTGGCATGGGCATTAACCTGGGTTTCCTCCCAAGCCCTACAAAAAAGGGGCACATTTACTTATATAATTAAACAACCATAA
This genomic interval from Jaculus jaculus isolate mJacJac1 chromosome 16, mJacJac1.mat.Y.cur, whole genome shotgun sequence contains the following:
- the Gpnmb gene encoding transmembrane glycoprotein NMB isoform X1 yields the protein MGCLCLVLGLLLAASMQLHEAKRYHEVLGDERYPGYMREHSQLRGWSSDENEWNEELYPVWKRGDARWRNSWRGGRVQAVLTSDSPALVGSNITFVVNLVFPRCQKEDANGNIVYEKNCRNDSGLSSDLYVYNWTTWPDDSDWAEDGDLRTGQSRHHVFPDGKPFPHPHGRKKWNFVYVFHTFGQYFQKLGRCSARISISTTNLTLGPQVMEVTVYRRHGRRYIPVAQVKDVYVVTEEIPIFVTMSQKNDRNASDHTFLKDMPIVFDVLIHDPSHFLNKSAISYKWNFGDNTGLVVSNNHTLNHTYVLNGTFNLNLTVQTSVPGPCPPPFTTPPKPSPTPMPASGDPMEVSKIADGNCRVDRYGYFMATVTIVEGILKISIIQAADVLMPAPWPDSSLMDFTVTCEGAIPTEVCTIISDPTCQIARSMICNPVAVDETCLLSVRRAFNRSGIYCVNFTLGDDTSLALTSTLISVPGKDPASPLGTVTVALIAVGCLAMFVTVITILLYKKHKEYKPIGKCPRTVVTGRGLSGFLTHAKATLFPGTQEKDPLLKSQPGIL
- the Gpnmb gene encoding transmembrane glycoprotein NMB isoform X2, producing the protein MGCLCLVLGLLLAASMQLHEAKRYHEVLGDERYPGYMREHSQLRGWSSDENEWNEELYPVWKRGDARWRNSWRALVGSNITFVVNLVFPRCQKEDANGNIVYEKNCRNDSGLSSDLYVYNWTTWPDDSDWAEDGDLRTGQSRHHVFPDGKPFPHPHGRKKWNFVYVFHTFGQYFQKLGRCSARISISTTNLTLGPQVMEVTVYRRHGRRYIPVAQVKDVYVVTEEIPIFVTMSQKNDRNASDHTFLKDMPIVFDVLIHDPSHFLNKSAISYKWNFGDNTGLVVSNNHTLNHTYVLNGTFNLNLTVQTSVPGPCPPPFTTPPKPSPTPMPASGDPMEVSKIADGNCRVDRYGYFMATVTIVEGILKISIIQAADVLMPAPWPDSSLMDFTVTCEGAIPTEVCTIISDPTCQIARSMICNPVAVDETCLLSVRRAFNRSGIYCVNFTLGDDTSLALTSTLISVPGKDPASPLGTVTVALIAVGCLAMFVTVITILLYKKHKEYKPIGKCPRTVVTGRGLSGFLTHAKATLFPGTQEKDPLLKSQPGIL